The Macaca fascicularis isolate 582-1 chromosome 14, T2T-MFA8v1.1 genome contains the following window.
gcaggagcttgagaccagcctgggcaacatagtgagagcttgtctctagaaaaaatcaacaacttagctgggcgtgatggtgcatgcctgtggttctgtcccagctattcgggaggcggaggtggggggatcgcttgggcctaggaggtagaggctgcagtgagccacgatcacaccactgccctctagcgtggtgacagagccagaccctatctcaaaaaaaaaaaaaaaaaaaaaagaaaaagaaaaagaaaaaaaagaaagggaaaaaaaaaaaagagaaaatagaaaagctcCTGCCCAGGCAGGCGCTCAGCTGACACAAGGACAGAGCACTTGGATGCCTGCCACCCAGAGGCCAGACACAACAGCCCTGTGACACCAACACTGCCTTTCCCTCCCATTCCTTCTTCCCACTCCCCAACCCTGGAGAGGCAGTAGCAGGAACAGGAGGAAGCAGAACGAGAAAAGTGAGAGGCAGGGCacttggctcatacctgtaatctcagcactctgggaggccgaggagggtggatcacttgagggtcaggagttttgagaccagtctgaccaacatgaagaaatctcatctcaactaaaaatacaaaattagccaggcaccgtggtgtgtgcctgtagtcccagctactcgggaagctgaggccagagaatcgcttgaacccgggaggttgcagtgagcagagattgcgccactgcactccagaatggacaacagagtgagactctgtctcagaaaaaaaaaaaaagaataacagacATGGGCTctcgctatattgtccaggctggtcttgaattcctgggatctccctgcctcagcctcccaaagtgttgagattacaggtgtgagccaatgtgccagGCCTTGGCGAATTTTAGAATGAAAAACTCCAGTGCCTCAGAGCTTGGGACTGTCGAGTCCCAGGATctcacagcaagaaggtgcccaGGACCCTAACCTCCATCAGGGGGCCCTTCAATCTCCGGCATCCCCAAATGCCAGTGGCTCCAGGCCCCCAGAGGGGTTTCCCTTTGCAGCTGCTCTTTGAGCTCAGAACTCACTTCCATTGACCAGCAGGCTTCTTGCCTTCAGGATCTGCAGCCAGACCCTGGCCAGCCAGGAAATCCCACCACGAGCTTACAGCGAAGGAACTAAAATGTCCCAGAGCAGTGTGACCCGGCTCTTTCCAAAGCCTTCTCAGTGAGATGGCCCCAACGTGGGAAgtgcctcctttccttcctcatgGCTACTTGTTGCACAGGTGCATCCAGCACACCACACCACGAGCCCTGGCACGGAGCTGCTCATTCTCACTGAAGCTGCTCTTGGTCCACAGGGCAGCACTACTGAGGGGACGTCTTTCCCAGATCTGCGCAGGCACTGAGCAGGCTAGTGGggctctgccctcctccctgtccAAAGGATGTCCTGCCCTGGCTCCTTCCCGGCTGACCCAGCTCATTACCTTCTTTGGAGAAGGGGTCGAAGAGGGCCAGCTCAGCCTCGGTGAGGGGGCCTCGGGCAGGGGAACCAGACGCTTCCTCGGTGCTCTCACAGTTAAAGAGAAGATCCAGGGCCTCCTGGGCAGGGCTGGATGGTGGGGGGTCCACTGAGGAAGAGATAATTGGAGTCATGAATACCCGCATTTATTTCTCAGCTTTCAAAATGGAATTACTCTCTCTCTAAACCCTTGCAGCAACCATGGGCATAGACAAGCCCGTTATTAGGgtttatgcccattttacagattaagaaactgtagtgcagagaaggaaaaggacCTGCCCAAAGTTCCTCAGCCAGTCAGTGATAGACCTGGACACACGCCCATTTCTCACTAAGACCACTGAGGAGTGAGTGTGGCCCCCTCCCCACTCTGTACCCTCCAGCCTtggctccctcctcccaccctgatGTACCTGGCACCTCCAATTCCTCAAGGCCCCTCCTTTCTGCAGGGAGCGGCTGGGGTAGCCGGGGGTCATCAGGGGGCGGGGTGGGGATCAGAGGGGGTGGCAGGATGTGCAGGTCCCTGGACATCTCCGAGGGTCGGGTCACCTCCCCACCCTGCAGGACAGAAAGATCAGCCATGGGGAGTCATGGGGTGCAATCTGGTGGGTGGGTAAGTGGCCCAAGTTCTGGTAAGGTGGAAGGTGCACATACCCTGAAGAACTCCTTGAGCTGGGGGCTGTTGTTGAGCGCAGGTATGTGCACGGTGAAGCGAAGCAGGTCCTCTGCCCCCTTTCGCCGCTCCTCGATCACTGAGGCTTCAAATCGGCCTACAGCCCCCAGGACAAGGAACAGGGGAGAGTGGCGGTGACCTATAGGGGCTTCTGCCCCAGGGCCACTTTTCCTGGTCCTGCCTGAGATGCTCTGAGCAACTCACTGCCCTCCTACCCCTTCTCCCAGGAATCTTCTCTGGCTCCTCCTGGGGTGAGGGAGGGGCTTCCAGGACGGATCAATTTCCCTATTCATTCATTTGCcagatgtttactgagcacctactatatgctagACTCAGAAGGTGAACAGGGGAGGAACAAGTCTCTGCCCTTGTGAATATCACATCCTACACAGGGGGAGCTAGGTAGttaacaagaaacaaaaacatttctgaTGGCTTTGATCTAATGAGGAGAAaagtaaggctcagagagggaaagtgacttgcccaaggtcacacagcaagtagcccccatttgttttttgagacaaggcctggctctgttatctaggctggtgtgcagtggcacaatctcagctcactgcaacctctgccacctgggatCAAGccgccctcctgcctcagcctcccaagtagctgggactataggtgcacaccaccatgcctggctaatttttgtattttttgtagagatggggttttaccatgttgcccaggctggtcttgaactcctgagctcaagtgattaccttgccttggcttcccaaagtgctgagatcacaggtgcgAGTCACAGTTTCACTGCTCTGTCCTAGGTATTATGCAGTGCAGGCTAACTCTGGTCCAGTTACTGTGTGGCCATTCTGTGGTACTTCCCCACTGGCCTGGCATAACCTGACAACAGCAATCTTTCACCTTGcttcaaaagaacaaaagaacatcttggccaggcgtggtggctcacacctataatcccagcattttgggaggccaaggcaggtggatcacttgaggttaggagttcaagaccagcctggccaacatggtgaaaccccgtctctactaaaagtaaaaaaattaggtgtggtggcgcacactacttgggaggctacttggctacttgggaggctgaggcaggagaatcactcaaacctgggagggcagagtttgcagtgagctgatatcatgccacaggactccagcctgggtgacagagtaagactctgtctcaaaaaacaaaaacaaaaaccaacaacaacaaagaacatCTCACGTGAGTACGCAGACGCGAGCAACTGTTCAGCACTGTCTAATACAGATATGAGCTACATAtgcaattttacattttctagcagctacattaaataaaaggaaaaaagaaacaactttttttttttttttttgagacggagtctcactctgtcgcccgggctagactGCAACGACgcaatcttggcctcccaggttcaagcgattctcctgcctcagcctcctgagtagctgagtttacaagcgcccgccactacacccaattaattttttgtatttttagtagagacagggtttcaccaagttggccaggctggtctcgaactcctgatctcgtgattcatttgcctcagcctcccaaagtgctgggattacaggtgtgagccatcacgcccagccacaagttaattttaatttttttttttttttttttttgagacggagtctcgctctgtcgcccaggctggagtgcagtggccggatctcagctcactgcaagctccgcctcctgggtttacgccattctcctgcctcagcctcccgagtagctgggactacaggcacccgccacctcgcccggctagttttttgtattttttagtagagacggggtttcaccatgttagccaggatggtcttgatctcctgacctcgtgatctgcccgtctcggcctcccaaagtgctgggattacaggcttgagccaccgcgcccggctaatattttatttaacccaatatatcccaAATATTCTCACtgcaacatgtaatcaatatagtAAGTATTGAGATAGGCTAGGTGCAGTGTCTcaggtgtgtaatcccagcactttgggaggccaaggcgggcagagcagctgaggtcaggagttcaagaccagcctggccaatgtgatgaaactccgtctctactaagaatacaaaaattagccaggtatggtggtgtgcacctgtaatcccacctactcaggagactgatgcaggagaatcctttgaacctggaaggtggaggttgcagtgagccaagataacaccactacactccagcctgggtgacaaagagaggctgtcaacaacaacaaaaaattgaaaaaaaaggaaaataaaatagagctaataaagacaggatttttgttgttttttttttgagatggagtttcacctcggcttcccaaagtgctaggattacaggtgtgagccaccacgcctggcccaacaGGAATGTTAAAAGGTGCAATACACAGTAAGTGTTAGgctgctctgagcctcagttcccccaTCTGTCAAATGAGGTCATCTCTAAAAGCCCTTCCAAACATGTCTCTGCCCAGAGTTTCAGGCCCTCTCTATCCAGCCCCCACTGGCAGAGGTCCCCTTTTGTCCAACGCTCCCTTCATCTTTGGCCTGAGTGCCCCGATCTAACACTCACCGAACACCTGGGCCCGGGGGAACGCAGGGAACTCCTCAAGGCGGCGGAAGAGGTTGCGGTGGGTGTAGGCCAGGTCTCCATGCAGCTTGCGGAAGTCGCTGTACCGCTTCCAGACCACCACCTACGAGGGACATGAGACTTGCCCAGAACCGGCAATGGTGGGAGGCAGCCGCCCCCGGTGCCCAGCCTGCCCCCAGGGTGGGTGAGGATCAGGATGCAGCTGCAGCAGCCCCTTGCCCAGggacagggaggaaggagggccGGTGTCCAAGCAGAGTTACCAGCTGCCCCTTGACAGTTTCCAGATCTGGAACTGCAGAATGGGCCCTCTTCCTCCCAGGAGCCTCACCTCTTTGACATCCTCTGGGTCCTTCTTTGAGATGAACTGAGAAAGAAAGGCAAGAGCTGGTTGAGACCAGAGACCGCCATCTGACACCCTCTCACCCTGTTTGCCCCAGGTGCCTCCCAGTCCCCCTCATGGGGCAATGGCCTTTGGCCTTTGGCCTCTGGCTTCAAGGCATCCTGGCTTTAAGCCTTTCCATATAATTTTAGAAACTTTTCCTACTAtgtacctcagtttctccatctgtcaaATAGAAGGACCTCTAAAGGCCCGTCTGGACTGCTCCAACCTcagcccaactttttttttttgagatggagtcttgctctgccgcccaggctgaagtgcagtggtgcactctcagctcactaccacctctgccttcaaggttcaagcgattctcctgcctcagcctcccaagaagccgggattacagacatgcaccaccacgcctgctaatgtttgtatttttagtagagatggggtttcaccatgttggccaagctggtctggactcgtgacctcaagtgatccgcccacctcggcctcacacttacaggcgtgagcacccgGCCATCAGCACAATTTTTATCCCGGTTCCTTGAACAGGCAATGGCCCTGCATCTCCTTCTGAAACCAAAGAACCCCAAGTCTCCAAAGAAGGGaggttctggccgggcgcggtggctcaagcctgtaatcccagcactttgggaggccgaggcgggcggatcacaaggtcaggagatcgagaccacagtgaaaccccgtctctactaaaaatacaaaaaattagccaggcgcggtggcgggcgcctgtattcccagctactcaggaggctgaggcaggagaatggcgtgaacccgggaggcggagcttgcagtgagccgagatcgcgccactgcactccagcctgggcaacagcgtgagactccgtctcaaaaaaaaaaaaaaaaaaaagaagggaggttCTGCCTCAGGAACCTCCTTCCCTGAGGGAGAAGGTCCTGTGCTTCAGCGCCCTGGACACAGAAGAAACCATCGCTGGAGCTGAGGTCTCTGGAAGGGCAGACTTGGGTCTGAAGTGAAAACGAGATTCAGTTTTCATCATGTTATgttcataataattttaaaataatgccctATGGTTTAGGGTACTTGACAGTTTAATAATATATCctatgccaggcacggtggctcaagcctgtaatgccagcactttaggggacccaggtgggcagatcacttgagtccaggagtttgagaccagcctgggcaacatagtgacacccaaTAGCggcaaaaaatacacaaaattagctgggtgtggtgatgtggcacacctgtagtcccagctacttggaaggctgaggtgagaggatcacttgagcatgggaagcagaggttgcaatgagctgagatcacaccactgcactccagactgcagagtgaaaccctgtctcttacacactaaataaataaataaaaacatctatTCCTTATCCTAGATCCCACTGAGGCAGACACAATTAACATGCCCATTTAAGAGATAAGGAAATAGAGGCTTTGAGAGGTGTGGCCATAGAAGATCACACACTAGGTAAGAAAGATTGCTGGAACTAAAACTTTGGACTTGGCTTTTGACAACAGAGACTTGCCTAAAATATTCTGgtaaaagaaactatttaaaaaccATTGAGTGgtcaggtgtggcggctcatgcctataatcccagcactttgggaggccgaggtgggtgaatcacttgaggtcaggagttcaagaccagcctggccaacatggtgaaatcctgtctctactaa
Protein-coding sequences here:
- the SNX15 gene encoding sorting nexin-15 isoform X1; its protein translation is MSRQAKDDFLRHYTVSDPRTHPKGYTEYKVTAQFISKKDPEDVKEVVVWKRYSDFRKLHGDLAYTHRNLFRRLEEFPAFPRAQVFGRFEASVIEERRKGAEDLLRFTVHIPALNNSPQLKEFFRGGEVTRPSEMSRDLHILPPPLIPTPPPDDPRLPQPLPAERRGLEELEVPVDPPPSSPAQEALDLLFNCESTEEASGSPARGPLTEAELALFDPFSKEEGAAPSPTHVAELATMEVESARLDQEPWEPGGQEEEEDGEGGPTPAYLSQATDLITQALRDEKAGAYAAALQGYRDGVHVLLQGVPGDPLPARQEGVKKKAAEYLKRAEEILRLHLSQLPP